The Thalassophryne amazonica chromosome 13, fThaAma1.1, whole genome shotgun sequence genome window below encodes:
- the dnajc9 gene encoding dnaJ homolog subfamily C member 9 produces the protein MGLLERCQELFSTSSLYEVLGITKASTEAEIRRSYYKVSLKVHPDRAPDDSLATEKFQVLGKLYAVLSDKEQRAVYDEQGVVDEESDILSQDRCWEDYWRLLFPKITVQDILEFEQKYKGSEEERKDLIQLYVQHQGDMDAITSSALCCSQEDEPRLCDIIKEAIKSGEVTAFPAFTQENEKKKRARRKRADRERREAEELQKKMRLGDQDDSLVKMLKQKQASREQNFNSFLSDLEAKYSKTSGKSKKGQEGKK, from the exons ATGGGCTTGCTGGAGCGCTGTCAGGAGCTCTTTAGCACCTCCAGTCTGTACGAGGTTCTCGGCATCACCAAGGCGTCGACGGAGGCAGAAATCCGGCGGAGCTACTACAAAGTATCGCTGAAAGTCCATCCGGACCGAGCTCCCGACGACTCGCTGGCTACAGAGAAATTCCAG GTGTTGGGTAAGCTGTACGCTGTGCTGAGCGATAAGGAGCAGAGGGCTGTTTATGATGAGCAGGGTGTGGTCGACGAAGAGTCGGACATCCTGAGTCAAGATCGCTGCTGGGAAGACTACTGGAGGCTGCTGTTCCCAAAG ATTACAGTGCAGGACATCCTGGAATTTGAGCAGAAGTACAAGGGTTCTGAAGAGGAGCGGAAGGACTTGATCCAGCTGTATGTGCAGCACCAGGGCGACATGGACGCCATCACGTCTTCAGCCTTGTGCTGCTCCCAGGAAGATGAGCCAAGActctgtgacatcataaaggaaGCCATCAAGAGTGGAGAAGTCACCGCGTTTCCTGCCTTCACACAGGAGAACGAAAAGAAGAAGCGAGCTCGTAGAAAGCGG GCTGATAGAGAGAGACGAGAAGCAGAAGAGCTGCAGAAGAAGATGAGACTCGGTGATCAGGACGACAGTCTTGTGAAAATGCTCAAG CAAAAACAAGCATCCAGAGAGCAGAACTTTAACAGTTTCCTGTCTGACCTTGAAGCAAAATACTCCAAAACAAGTGGAAAATCCAAAAAAGGACAAgagggaaaaaagtga